A portion of the Streptomyces sp. NBC_00376 genome contains these proteins:
- a CDS encoding multifunctional oxoglutarate decarboxylase/oxoglutarate dehydrogenase thiamine pyrophosphate-binding subunit/dihydrolipoyllysine-residue succinyltransferase subunit, protein MSSQSPSNSSISTDQASPGSNPAAAFGPNEWLVDEIYQQYLQDPNSVDRAWWDFFADYKPGTSGTADKPVPGVPAAAAAVTPAAPPAPAPATPAAPAPAPAAPAPAQAAPAAAPAAPAKAAPAPAAKAAEPAPAKAAPATEAPAGPEYVTLRGPSAAVAKNMNASLELPTATSVRAVPVKLLFDNRIVINNHLKRARGGKISFTHLIGYAMVQALKAMPAMNHSFAVKDGKPTLVKPDHVNLGLAIDLVKPNGDRQLVVAAIKKAETLNFFEFWQAYEDIVRRARNGKLGMDDFTGVTASLTNPGGIGTVHSVPRLMPGQGLIMGVGAMDYPAEFQGTSQDTLNKLGISKVMTLTSTYDHRVIQGAASGEFLRIVAQLLLGENEFYDEIFKSLRIPYEPVRWLTDIDASHDSDVTKAARVFELIHSYRVRGHVMADTDPLEYRQRKHPDLDITEHGLTLWDLERDFAVGGFAGKSMMKLRDILGVLRESYCRTTGIEFMHIQDPKQRKWLQDRVERPRAQQPEREEQLRILRRLNAAEAFETFLQTKYVGQKRFSLEGGESVIPLLDAVIDSAAEARLDEVVIGMAHRGRLNVLANIVGKSYAQIFREFEGNLDPRSMHGSGDVKYHLGAEGTFTGLDGEQIKVSLAANPSHLEAVDPVLEGIARAKQDIINKGGTDFTVLPIALHGDAAFAGQGVVAETLNMSQLRGYRTGGTVHVVINNQVGFTAAPESSRSSMYATDVARMIEAPIIHVNGDDPEAVVRVARLAFEFRQAFNKDVVIDLICYRRRGHNEGDNPEFTNPQMYTLIDKKRSVRKLYTESLIGRGDITLEEAEQALQDFQGQLEKVFAEVREATSLPAPAHTPEVQPEFPVAVTTAISPEFVKVIAESQVNIPDRITVHPRLMPQMQRRAASVENGTIDWGMGETLAIGSLLMEGTPVRLAGQDTRRGTFGQRHAVLVDQVTGEDYTPLLYLSDDQARYNVYDSLLSEYAAMGFEYGYSLARPESLVVWEAQFGDFVNGAQTVVDEFISSAEQKWGQTSGVTLLLPHGYEGQGPDHSSARPERFLTLCAQNNMTVAMPTLPSNYFHLLRWQVHNPHHKPLIVFTPKSMLRLKAAASKVEEFTTGGFRPVIGDDSVNPAEVRKVVFCAGKVYYDLEAERTKRGATDAEAANTAIIRLERLYPLPGAEIQAEIAKYPNAEKYLWTQEEPANQGAWPFIALNLIDHLDLAVGADVPHGERLRRISRPHSSSPAVGSAKRHQAEQAQLVAEVFEA, encoded by the coding sequence GTGTCGTCTCAGTCCCCCAGTAACTCGAGCATCTCGACCGACCAAGCCAGCCCGGGTTCGAACCCGGCCGCTGCTTTCGGGCCCAATGAGTGGCTCGTCGACGAGATCTACCAGCAGTACCTCCAGGATCCCAATTCGGTCGATCGCGCCTGGTGGGACTTCTTCGCCGACTACAAGCCGGGTACGTCCGGCACGGCGGACAAGCCCGTTCCCGGCGTCCCGGCCGCAGCGGCCGCGGTGACCCCGGCCGCGCCGCCCGCGCCCGCGCCGGCCACCCCGGCCGCACCCGCTCCGGCCCCCGCGGCCCCGGCCCCCGCACAGGCCGCCCCCGCCGCTGCTCCGGCAGCCCCGGCGAAGGCCGCCCCGGCTCCGGCCGCGAAGGCCGCCGAGCCCGCCCCGGCCAAGGCCGCGCCGGCCACCGAGGCCCCGGCCGGACCCGAGTACGTCACTCTGCGTGGCCCCTCGGCCGCCGTCGCGAAGAACATGAACGCCTCGCTGGAGCTGCCGACGGCCACGTCCGTCCGCGCCGTCCCGGTGAAGCTGCTCTTCGACAACCGCATCGTCATCAACAACCACCTCAAGCGCGCCCGGGGCGGGAAGATCTCCTTCACGCACCTCATCGGGTACGCGATGGTGCAGGCCCTCAAGGCCATGCCGGCGATGAACCACTCCTTCGCGGTGAAGGACGGCAAGCCGACCCTGGTCAAGCCGGACCACGTCAACCTCGGTCTGGCCATCGACCTGGTGAAGCCGAACGGCGACCGCCAGCTGGTCGTCGCGGCCATCAAGAAGGCCGAGACGCTCAACTTCTTCGAGTTCTGGCAGGCCTACGAGGACATCGTCCGCCGCGCCCGCAACGGCAAGCTCGGCATGGACGACTTCACCGGCGTCACCGCCTCGCTGACCAACCCCGGCGGCATCGGCACCGTCCACTCCGTGCCCCGCCTGATGCCCGGTCAGGGTCTCATCATGGGCGTCGGCGCGATGGACTACCCGGCAGAGTTCCAGGGCACCTCCCAGGACACCCTGAACAAGCTGGGCATCTCCAAGGTCATGACGCTGACCTCGACGTACGACCACCGGGTCATCCAGGGCGCCGCCTCCGGCGAGTTCCTGCGGATCGTCGCCCAGCTGCTGCTCGGCGAGAACGAGTTCTACGACGAGATCTTCAAGTCGCTGCGCATCCCGTACGAGCCGGTCCGCTGGCTGACGGACATCGACGCCTCGCACGACAGCGACGTCACCAAGGCCGCGCGGGTCTTCGAGCTGATCCACTCCTACCGGGTCCGCGGCCACGTCATGGCCGACACCGACCCGCTGGAGTACCGCCAGCGCAAGCACCCCGACCTGGACATCACCGAGCACGGCCTCACCCTGTGGGACCTGGAGCGGGACTTCGCGGTCGGCGGTTTCGCCGGCAAGTCGATGATGAAGCTCCGCGACATCCTCGGTGTGCTGCGCGAGTCGTACTGCCGCACCACCGGCATCGAGTTCATGCACATCCAGGACCCGAAGCAGCGCAAGTGGCTCCAGGACCGGGTGGAGCGCCCGCGCGCCCAGCAGCCCGAGCGCGAGGAGCAGCTGCGGATCCTGCGCCGGCTGAACGCCGCCGAGGCGTTCGAGACGTTCCTGCAGACCAAGTACGTCGGCCAGAAGCGGTTCTCGCTGGAGGGCGGCGAGTCCGTCATCCCGCTGCTCGACGCGGTCATCGACTCCGCCGCCGAGGCCCGCCTCGACGAGGTCGTCATCGGCATGGCCCACCGCGGCCGGCTCAACGTCCTCGCCAACATCGTGGGCAAGTCGTACGCCCAGATCTTCCGCGAGTTCGAGGGCAACCTCGACCCCCGGTCGATGCACGGCTCCGGCGACGTCAAGTACCACCTGGGCGCCGAGGGCACCTTCACCGGTCTGGACGGCGAGCAGATCAAGGTCTCGCTGGCCGCCAACCCCTCGCACCTGGAGGCGGTCGACCCGGTCCTGGAGGGCATCGCCCGCGCCAAGCAGGACATCATCAACAAGGGCGGCACGGACTTCACCGTCCTGCCCATCGCGCTCCACGGCGACGCGGCCTTCGCGGGCCAGGGCGTCGTCGCCGAGACGCTCAACATGTCGCAGCTGCGCGGCTACCGCACCGGCGGCACCGTGCACGTGGTGATCAACAACCAGGTCGGCTTCACCGCCGCCCCGGAGTCCTCGCGCTCCTCGATGTACGCCACCGACGTGGCGCGCATGATCGAGGCGCCGATCATCCACGTCAACGGCGACGACCCCGAGGCCGTCGTCCGGGTCGCGCGGCTCGCCTTCGAGTTCCGCCAGGCGTTCAACAAGGACGTCGTGATCGACCTCATCTGCTACCGCCGCCGCGGTCACAACGAGGGCGACAACCCGGAGTTCACCAACCCGCAGATGTACACCCTGATCGACAAGAAGCGCTCGGTGCGCAAGCTCTACACCGAGTCCCTCATCGGTCGCGGCGACATCACGCTGGAAGAGGCCGAGCAGGCGCTCCAGGACTTCCAGGGCCAGCTGGAGAAGGTCTTCGCCGAGGTCCGCGAGGCCACCTCGCTGCCGGCCCCGGCGCACACCCCCGAGGTCCAGCCGGAGTTCCCGGTCGCCGTGACCACCGCGATCTCCCCGGAGTTCGTCAAGGTCATCGCGGAGTCCCAGGTCAACATCCCCGACCGGATCACCGTCCACCCCCGCCTGATGCCGCAGATGCAGCGCCGCGCGGCCTCGGTGGAGAACGGCACGATCGACTGGGGCATGGGCGAGACCCTGGCCATCGGTTCGCTGCTGATGGAGGGCACCCCGGTCCGGCTCGCCGGCCAGGACACCCGCCGCGGCACCTTCGGCCAGCGCCACGCGGTCCTCGTCGACCAGGTGACCGGCGAGGACTACACCCCGCTGCTCTACCTCTCCGACGACCAGGCCCGTTACAACGTCTACGACTCGCTGCTCAGCGAGTACGCGGCGATGGGCTTCGAGTACGGCTACTCGCTGGCCCGCCCGGAGTCGCTGGTCGTCTGGGAGGCCCAGTTCGGTGACTTCGTCAACGGCGCGCAGACCGTCGTCGACGAGTTCATCTCCTCGGCCGAGCAGAAGTGGGGCCAGACCTCCGGCGTCACGCTGCTGCTGCCGCACGGCTACGAGGGCCAGGGCCCGGACCACTCGTCCGCCCGCCCGGAGCGTTTCCTCACGCTGTGCGCGCAGAACAACATGACGGTCGCCATGCCGACCCTGCCGTCGAACTACTTCCACCTCCTGCGGTGGCAGGTGCACAACCCGCACCACAAGCCGCTGATCGTCTTCACCCCGAAGTCGATGCTCCGCCTCAAGGCGGCCGCGTCGAAGGTGGAGGAGTTCACCACCGGCGGCTTCCGCCCGGTGATCGGCGACGACTCGGTGAACCCGGCCGAGGTCCGCAAGGTCGTCTTCTGCGCCGGCAAGGTCTACTACGACCTGGAGGCCGAGCGTACGAAGCGCGGCGCCACGGACGCTGAGGCTGCCAACACGGCGATTATCCGTCTGGAGCGCCTGTACCCGCTGCCGGGTGCCGAGATCCAGGCCGAGATCGCCAAGTACCCGAACGCCGAGAAGTACCTCTGGACCCAGGAGGAGCCGGCCAACCAGGGCGCCTGGCCGTTCATCGCCCTGAACCTGATCGACCACCTGGACCTGGCCGTCGGCGCCGACGTCCCGCACGGTGAGCGCCTGCGCCGCATCTCGCGTCCGCACAGCTCGTCCCCGGCGGTCGGCTCGGCCAAGCGCCACCAGGCCGAGCAGGCCCAGCTGGTCGCCGAGGTCTTCGAGGCCTGA
- the fxsT gene encoding FxSxx-COOH system tetratricopeptide repeat protein, producing the protein MPGTRRQVGATGAQSVTISFAGFNRAWATWIGDRLERRGVTVVQQRWDPPVEVPLEESLRDLTLSRGRVLLVLSDWYFQLGPRTHDEWNRALREVVAPDPDRFAAVSLTTSALPGATSVLGTADLTNVGADEAERRLLVRLGLPTEPLPEPVEHRPGPRYPADTPEVWGGVPRRNTRFTGREELLNKAYQALQDAGSGAGVVALYGMSGVGKTQLAAEYVYRFGSEYDVVWWVPADRRALYRQRLAELAPELGLSTGVEYGERLRAVRDALRRGEPHSHWLLVLDGADEPENIWDLVPTGPGHVLITSRNPEWGEHNSNLVEVPVYNRDESVAFVRRRAPRLSPAEADRLAEALEDLPLLLDQTAGWLNDSDLSVEEYIELLEGGIDQDVVKVSADFPLAFQTAWSILLNKLKDTVPESVDLLRLCSFFAPGSIPVRLLKEMPAGELPEQVSGLMNDPLLWNKAIAQLRQYSVVRLESHESVLDEASPGESLYMHRMVHQIVGHDMTERDRREFIDVVRRALAAADPGRPSDTRLWPAYAEITPHLKWADVLRSTDPAVQSLVLNCLRYMYLSGEYRAGIKLGERAMKAWRELLGEDHPRIWDLSYHYANLLRAVGDYAGTEVIERAAVDHLRAERGVQDLEHLRAAGGLAADLRGLGRYEEALEMSGWVLAAYRELLGDQDSRTLNAQNNLAVSLRLLGRYQESLELNRRTLEARRQFLGQRHNWTLASQTNYATDLRLLGRYSDGMSLQNQSVGVHRRVLGNDNPQTLRAEYNLALCHYRSGDRAKASTLFTRVLERCERVLGEGDPLTMMFAAGQSCFAREHADIDQARGISEKVIDGYLSMLGEEHPFVAGTRGNHALILRNVGERDQAHTLLEGALAALTQAVGEYHPWTLGCAINASALRNLVGDPESAASLTAAVIARATETLGRTHPLTLSARIAHAADLRGVRERQRAEKVENEALGDLVATLGAQHVHTVSARSRNRPYWDFEPPVV; encoded by the coding sequence ATGCCCGGAACGCGTAGGCAAGTTGGAGCAACCGGGGCGCAATCCGTCACCATCAGTTTCGCCGGTTTCAATCGCGCCTGGGCGACCTGGATCGGGGACCGCCTGGAGCGGCGCGGGGTGACGGTCGTCCAGCAGCGCTGGGACCCACCGGTGGAGGTGCCGCTCGAGGAGTCGCTGCGCGACCTGACGCTCTCCAGGGGCCGCGTCCTGCTGGTCCTCAGCGACTGGTACTTCCAGCTCGGCCCGCGCACGCACGACGAGTGGAACAGGGCGCTGCGCGAGGTCGTCGCCCCCGACCCCGACCGCTTCGCCGCCGTCAGCCTCACCACTTCGGCACTGCCCGGCGCCACCTCGGTCCTCGGCACCGCCGACCTCACCAACGTCGGTGCCGACGAGGCCGAGCGACGGCTCCTCGTCCGCCTCGGCCTGCCCACCGAACCGCTTCCCGAGCCGGTCGAGCACCGGCCGGGCCCCCGCTACCCGGCCGACACCCCCGAGGTGTGGGGCGGGGTACCGCGGCGCAACACCCGGTTCACCGGTCGTGAGGAACTGCTCAACAAGGCGTACCAGGCTCTCCAGGACGCCGGGTCGGGCGCCGGGGTCGTGGCGCTGTACGGCATGTCCGGTGTCGGCAAGACCCAGCTGGCCGCGGAGTACGTCTACCGCTTCGGTTCCGAGTACGACGTGGTCTGGTGGGTGCCCGCCGACCGGCGTGCGCTCTATCGCCAGCGGCTCGCCGAACTCGCCCCCGAACTGGGCCTGTCCACCGGTGTCGAGTACGGCGAGCGGCTGCGCGCGGTGCGGGACGCGCTGCGCCGCGGTGAACCGCACTCCCACTGGCTCCTCGTGCTCGACGGCGCCGACGAGCCCGAGAACATCTGGGACCTGGTGCCGACCGGCCCCGGACACGTCCTCATCACCTCGCGCAACCCGGAGTGGGGCGAGCACAACAGCAACCTCGTCGAGGTGCCCGTCTACAACCGGGACGAGTCGGTCGCCTTCGTCCGGCGCCGCGCACCGCGCCTGAGCCCCGCCGAAGCGGACCGGCTCGCCGAGGCGCTCGAAGACCTTCCGCTCCTCCTCGACCAGACCGCAGGCTGGCTGAACGACTCCGACCTGTCGGTCGAGGAGTACATCGAACTTCTCGAAGGCGGCATCGACCAGGACGTCGTCAAGGTCTCCGCCGACTTCCCGCTCGCCTTCCAGACCGCATGGTCGATACTGCTGAACAAGCTCAAGGACACGGTCCCCGAGTCCGTCGATCTGCTCCGCCTGTGCAGCTTCTTCGCGCCCGGCTCCATTCCGGTGCGGCTGCTGAAGGAAATGCCCGCGGGCGAGCTGCCGGAACAGGTGTCCGGCCTGATGAACGACCCGCTGCTGTGGAACAAGGCGATCGCACAGCTGCGCCAGTACTCCGTGGTCCGGCTGGAGTCCCACGAGTCGGTCCTCGACGAGGCGTCCCCCGGAGAATCGCTCTACATGCACCGGATGGTCCACCAGATCGTCGGCCACGACATGACCGAGCGGGACCGCCGGGAGTTCATCGACGTGGTTCGCCGGGCCCTCGCCGCCGCGGACCCCGGCAGGCCCAGCGACACCCGCCTGTGGCCCGCCTACGCCGAGATCACCCCGCACCTGAAATGGGCCGACGTGCTCAGGAGCACCGACCCGGCGGTGCAGTCCCTGGTGCTCAACTGCCTGCGCTACATGTACCTCTCCGGCGAGTACCGGGCCGGCATCAAGCTGGGCGAACGCGCCATGAAGGCCTGGCGGGAACTCCTCGGCGAGGACCACCCCAGGATCTGGGACCTCAGCTACCACTACGCCAACCTGCTGCGGGCCGTCGGCGACTACGCCGGTACGGAAGTGATCGAACGTGCCGCGGTGGACCATCTGCGCGCCGAGCGCGGCGTGCAGGATCTGGAGCATCTGCGCGCCGCCGGAGGCCTCGCCGCCGATCTGCGCGGGCTCGGCCGGTACGAAGAGGCGCTGGAGATGTCCGGCTGGGTCCTCGCCGCCTACCGCGAACTGCTGGGCGACCAGGACTCGCGCACGCTCAACGCGCAGAACAACCTGGCCGTCTCGCTGCGGCTCCTCGGCCGGTACCAGGAGTCCCTGGAGCTCAACCGGCGGACCCTGGAAGCCCGTCGGCAGTTCCTGGGCCAGCGGCACAACTGGACCCTGGCCTCCCAGACCAACTACGCCACCGACCTGCGCCTGCTCGGTCGCTACAGCGACGGGATGTCGCTCCAGAACCAGAGCGTCGGGGTGCACCGGCGGGTCCTCGGCAACGACAACCCGCAGACGCTGCGGGCCGAGTACAACCTCGCGCTGTGCCACTACCGCTCGGGAGATCGCGCCAAGGCCTCGACCCTGTTCACCCGGGTCCTGGAGCGGTGCGAGCGCGTGCTGGGCGAGGGCGACCCGCTGACCATGATGTTCGCGGCCGGGCAGAGCTGCTTCGCCCGCGAGCACGCGGACATCGACCAGGCCAGGGGCATAAGCGAGAAGGTCATCGACGGCTATCTGAGCATGCTCGGCGAGGAGCACCCCTTCGTGGCGGGAACGCGGGGCAACCACGCACTGATCCTGCGCAACGTGGGCGAGCGCGACCAGGCCCATACGCTCCTGGAAGGGGCCCTCGCCGCGTTGACACAGGCCGTCGGCGAGTACCACCCCTGGACCCTGGGGTGCGCCATCAACGCCTCGGCGCTGCGCAACCTGGTGGGAGACCCGGAATCCGCGGCCTCGCTGACGGCCGCGGTCATCGCCAGGGCCACCGAGACCCTCGGGCGGACCCACCCGCTGACCCTCTCCGCCCGGATCGCCCATGCCGCGGACCTGCGTGGCGTACGGGAGCGGCAGCGGGCCGAGAAGGTCGAGAACGAGGCGCTGGGCGACCTGGTGGCCACCCTCGGTGCCCAGCACGTCCATACGGTCTCGGCCCGCTCGCGCAACCGCCCGTACTGGGACTTCGAACCCCCGGTCGTCTAG
- a CDS encoding aKG-HExxH-type peptide beta-hydroxylase, whose protein sequence is MIPPLPDHMLRQLGRTEGDADTLGVLVRDQDTRRLLLLRALLDAAGAAPADVLPPQALDRLRQDWALLERAERADRTALRTVLLHPLVGPWAQRCLRGLSSPGPATGPGPGPELRADLDHLSALAAAAAIRAGIPFTTRLTAHGGLLSLPTLGALRTETEASAPVDIAFSGDELTMRETGQESISAHTHPDGTTGSGDPRWLPVLALPAVQSGIGPVPLDDVDPYRTDGRGLQRHGLSAATHIDDHERKAWAESWAGVAPLLAIGGEHRLTEAAVLLRCLVPLGPPPGSGPAGEGTAHCSGTRREAFGAVLSSRPATPAYFASTLVHELQHTKLSALCALLPLHHEDATPRHFAPWRSDPRPFDGLLQGAYSHIALADYWQRFALSARRVTHRDLAWAEHARCREQVGAVLPVLAGSAELTREGRVLVNEMIALYHRLDDCPPPAGHLARAEAYVATAKVIWQQRNGPHRP, encoded by the coding sequence ATGATCCCCCCACTCCCGGACCACATGCTGCGTCAACTCGGCCGCACCGAGGGCGATGCCGACACCCTCGGCGTGCTCGTACGCGATCAGGACACCCGACGGCTCCTCCTGCTGCGGGCCCTGCTCGACGCGGCCGGGGCGGCACCCGCCGACGTCCTCCCGCCCCAGGCGCTCGACCGCCTCCGTCAGGACTGGGCGCTGCTGGAGAGGGCCGAACGCGCCGACCGGACCGCCCTACGCACCGTCCTGCTGCACCCCCTCGTGGGCCCCTGGGCGCAGCGCTGCCTGCGCGGTCTCTCCAGCCCCGGACCCGCCACTGGCCCCGGTCCCGGCCCCGAACTCCGGGCCGACCTGGACCACTTGAGCGCCCTGGCCGCCGCGGCCGCGATCCGCGCCGGAATCCCGTTCACGACCCGGCTCACCGCGCACGGCGGGCTCCTGTCCCTGCCCACCCTGGGTGCCCTGCGCACGGAAACCGAAGCATCCGCGCCGGTCGACATCGCCTTCTCCGGCGACGAATTGACGATGCGTGAGACCGGGCAGGAATCCATATCGGCACACACCCACCCGGACGGCACGACCGGCTCGGGCGACCCGCGCTGGCTGCCGGTGCTCGCCCTGCCCGCCGTGCAGTCGGGCATCGGCCCCGTACCCCTGGACGACGTCGACCCGTACCGCACCGACGGCCGCGGACTCCAGCGGCACGGCCTGAGCGCCGCCACCCATATCGACGACCACGAACGCAAGGCCTGGGCCGAGTCCTGGGCCGGTGTGGCACCCCTGCTCGCCATCGGCGGCGAGCACCGCCTCACCGAGGCGGCGGTCCTGCTCCGCTGCCTCGTCCCGCTCGGCCCGCCACCCGGTTCCGGGCCCGCCGGCGAGGGCACGGCACACTGCAGCGGCACCAGGCGGGAAGCGTTCGGTGCCGTCCTCAGCAGCAGGCCGGCCACCCCCGCCTACTTCGCCTCCACCCTCGTCCACGAACTCCAGCACACCAAGCTGTCCGCGCTCTGCGCCCTCCTGCCGCTGCACCACGAGGACGCGACCCCACGCCACTTCGCCCCCTGGCGCTCCGACCCCCGCCCCTTCGACGGCCTCCTCCAAGGCGCCTACTCGCACATCGCGCTCGCCGATTACTGGCAGCGGTTCGCGCTCTCCGCGCGCCGCGTCACCCACCGCGACCTGGCCTGGGCCGAGCACGCCCGCTGCCGCGAACAGGTCGGAGCCGTACTCCCCGTGCTGGCCGGATCGGCGGAGCTGACCCGCGAGGGCCGGGTGCTGGTCAACGAGATGATCGCGCTCTACCACCGTCTGGACGATTGTCCGCCTCCTGCGGGGCACCTCGCGCGTGCGGAGGCATACGTGGCCACCGCGAAGGTGATATGGCAGCAGAGGAACGGCCCGCACAGGCCGTGA
- a CDS encoding FxsB family cyclophane-forming radical SAM/SPASM peptide maturase, producing the protein MVKVHGRCNLACRYCYLYAGPDRTWRDRPAAAAPAVLDRTAHRIAEHAATHGLRHVALVLHGGEPLLAGAHRLAAFADRVRGLAPAGCTVHTTVQTNATLLTEARTATLARHGIRIGISLDGGLAAHNTQRTDHAGRPSWPAASRGARLLADRHPDAYAGILTVVDPRTDPIEMYESLLDLHPPAIDLLLPHGNWTNPPPGLPRTGSASGRPTPYGDWLTTVFDRWWRTGRRETRVRLFEECIALLLGLPGATEALGLDPVDAIVVETDGAIEQVDSLKSAYDTAAATGLDVFRHTFDDALRHPGVAARRAGADALAATCRACPLLTVCGGGHYAHRYRAENGFANPSVYCADLERLVRHVAARLSDATAGERR; encoded by the coding sequence ATCGTCAAGGTGCACGGCCGCTGCAATCTCGCCTGCCGCTACTGCTACCTCTACGCGGGCCCCGACCGCACCTGGCGCGACCGCCCGGCCGCCGCCGCACCCGCCGTCCTGGACCGCACCGCGCACCGCATCGCCGAACACGCGGCCACCCACGGACTGCGACACGTCGCGCTCGTCCTGCACGGCGGCGAACCCCTGCTCGCGGGCGCCCACCGGCTGGCCGCCTTCGCCGACCGGGTACGCGGCCTGGCACCCGCGGGCTGCACCGTCCACACCACCGTCCAGACCAACGCGACCCTGCTCACCGAGGCCCGCACCGCCACGCTCGCCCGGCACGGCATACGCATCGGCATCAGTCTCGACGGCGGCCTGGCCGCCCACAACACCCAGCGCACCGACCACGCGGGACGCCCCTCCTGGCCCGCCGCCTCGCGAGGCGCCCGGCTCCTCGCCGACCGGCACCCCGACGCGTACGCCGGCATCCTCACCGTCGTCGACCCCCGCACCGACCCCATCGAGATGTACGAGTCGCTGCTCGACCTGCACCCCCCGGCCATCGACCTGCTGCTGCCGCACGGCAACTGGACGAACCCCCCACCGGGCCTGCCGCGCACGGGCTCCGCGTCCGGCCGCCCGACCCCGTACGGCGACTGGCTCACCACCGTCTTCGACCGCTGGTGGCGCACCGGACGGCGGGAGACCAGGGTCCGGCTCTTCGAGGAGTGCATAGCCCTGCTGCTGGGCCTGCCCGGCGCCACCGAAGCCCTCGGCCTCGATCCCGTCGACGCGATCGTGGTCGAGACCGACGGGGCGATCGAGCAGGTCGACTCCCTCAAGTCCGCCTACGACACGGCCGCCGCCACCGGGCTCGACGTCTTCCGCCACACCTTCGACGACGCCCTGCGCCACCCCGGCGTGGCCGCCCGCCGGGCGGGCGCCGACGCGCTGGCCGCCACCTGCCGCGCCTGCCCGCTGCTGACCGTCTGCGGCGGCGGCCACTACGCACACCGCTACCGCGCAGAGAACGGCTTCGCCAACCCGTCCGTCTACTGCGCCGACCTCGAACGGCTGGTACGCCATGTCGCCGCCCGGCTGTCCGACGCAACCGCAGGAGAACGCCGATGA
- the fxsA gene encoding FxSxx-COOH cyclophane-containing RiPP peptide produces the protein MNETVRTVHTDIPDGGPPDGPSGGPDALPDLLALDLEALRTLDHPVLAEVVADLRGRVEQPREMLWGFDNSF, from the coding sequence ATGAACGAGACGGTGCGCACGGTGCACACGGACATCCCGGACGGCGGTCCGCCGGACGGCCCGTCCGGCGGACCGGACGCGCTGCCGGACCTGCTGGCGCTCGATCTGGAGGCACTGCGGACACTGGACCATCCGGTGCTCGCCGAGGTGGTCGCGGATCTGCGCGGACGGGTCGAGCAGCCGCGGGAGATGTTGTGGGGGTTCGACAACTCCTTCTGA